The following are encoded in a window of Fusarium falciforme chromosome 11, complete sequence genomic DNA:
- a CDS encoding Lactamase-B domain-containing protein: MDSIKSKPAPDLELPSSTKTVRVRAIDTTTRMACDAHAFVQPQIKGHEKLNFKTMCFLIEHEGEHILFDCGSRKDFWNGSPHTQGMIGGHVPTVEIKYGVDEILTMRGFNLHDLKAIVWSHWHWDHIGDGSKFPAGTDLVVGPGFTKNFVPGWPENPKSPVLASDLQGHRIHEPEFSLTVVGFPAIDYFGDGSFYLLDVPGHAIGHICGLARTTPDTFVFMGGDCCHYAGMFRPTEYLPLPREISAPALDSYYPSPCPCSAFTQHHPKATGSEARTKPFYDVSRAAGSAYSFGDDAQKSLDKLQLLDAHSDIFVCLAHDDVLFDVLPLFNNDTTKDINDWKKRGLKEYCRWAFLNELPKGKKPGREPLVVGLWRQGKQVIWDNEKGFVDVEGSC, translated from the exons ATGGACAGCATCAAATCCAAGCCAGCTCCAGACCTGGAGCTTCCATCCTCGACGAAAACAGTCCGCGTCAGGGCCATCGACACGACAACACGCATGGCCTGTGATGCCCACGCATTTGTGCAGCCGCAGATCAAGGGCCATGAGAAGCTCAATTTCAAGACAATGTGTTTCTTGATAGAGCACGAAGGCGAGCATATTCTCTTTGACTGCGGTTCTCGAAAAGACTTCTGGAACGGCTCCCCGCACACGCAGGGCATGATTGGTGGCCACGTGCCGACCGTAGAGATCAAGTACGGGGTAGATGAGATCCTCACAATGCGAGGCTTCAACCTTCATGATCTGA AGGCCATCGTCTGGAGCCACTGGCACTGGGACCACATTGGTGACGGATCCAAGTTCCCGGCTGGGACTGACCTTGTTGTTGGACCTGGATTCACCAAGAACTTCGTCCCCGGTTGGCCAGAGAACCCTAAGAGTCCAGTGCTCGCAAGCGATTTACA GGGCCACCGTATTCATGAACCGGAGTTTTCGCTAACTGTCGTAGGCTTCCCGGCTATTGACTACTTTGGCGATGGTTCCTTCTATCTCCTTGATGTCCCTGGC CACGCCATTGGACATATTTGCGGACTGGCACGTACGACCCCAGATACATTCGTGTTCATGGGAGGTGACTGCTGTCACTACGCTGGCATGTTCCGTCCAACCGAGTATCTACCATTACCACGAGAGATTTCCGCCCCAGCGCTGGACTCATATTATCCATCTCCGTGCCCCTGCTCGGCCTTCACACAACATCACCCAAAGGCTACAGGCTCTGAGGCTCGCACTAAGCCGTTTTATGACGTGTCTCGCGCCGCAGGAAGTGCCTACAGTTTCGGCGATGACGCGCAAAAGAGCCTTGACAAGCTCCAGCTTTTAGATGCACACAGTGACATTTTTGTCTGCCTGGCTCATGACGACGTCCTTTTCGACGTTCTCCCTCTCTTTAATAATGATACGACCAAAGATATCAACGACTGGAAGAAGCGAGGACTCAAGGAGTACTGTCGATGGGCTTTTCTCAATGAGCTgcccaagggcaagaagcctGGTCGTGAGCCTCTGGTTGTTGGGCTGTGGAGGCAAGGCAAGCAGGTCATATGGGACAATGAGAAGGGTTTTGTAGATGTCGAGGGGTCATGTTAA
- a CDS encoding CMD domain-containing protein, producing the protein MSTEKKFDNLHTEMFDLGLQNRREVVGDAYVNAALENGKSEFAYPGQQLVTEWCWGNVWSRPGLERKQRSLLNIGMLIALKSWPELGVHVRGALNNGLTEIEVREAILHATIYCGVPAGVEAFKVAQKTIDDMVEKGEHNRELAELSPFLEKAA; encoded by the exons ATGTCCACTGAAAAGAAGTTCGACAACCTCCACACCGAGATGTTCGATCTCGGCCTCCAAAATCGCCGTGAGGTCGTTGGAGACGCCTACGTCAATGCCGCTCTCGAGAACGGGAAGAGCGAGTTCGCTTACCCCGGCCAGCAGCTCGTGACCGA GTGGTGTTGGGGCAATGTTTGGTCTCGTCCAGGTCTCGAGCGCAAGCAACGTAGCCTACTGA ATATTGGCATGCTGATTGCCCTCAAGAGCTGGCCTGAGTTGGGCGTCCACGTCCGTGGCGCCCTGAACAACGGTCTCACCGAGATTGAGGTCCGTGAAGCCATTCTCCATGCTACTATCTATTGCGGCGTGCCAGCTGGTGTTGAGGCTTTCAAGGTTGCCCAGAAAACGATTGATGATATGGTTGAGAAGGGAGAACACAACAGGGAGCTGGCCGAGTTGTCGCCCTTCCTTGAAAAGGCTGCGTAA
- a CDS encoding MFS domain-containing protein encodes MDNHCDKSSVANADELNHIDDVPQNEKANDEITPITSAFAGLTRAQAVRKFWRLYATGLMVSIGAMYSGYGHSVIGSIIANEGFIEQFATVTDPETGTPALNSTHVSLWQAMNFASQIIIQLIAPITADRFGRKFNMWALTVFLALSIVLALVAKSWELILCSRLVGGFASGLLSSSIMIYLSETALPQFRGALLGGFSLFFAIGQLFLAIGLKILKDTTPLKFRNIFFSEFVFCGLWLIPMLYLPESPVWYAMHDRPEDAKKALRRLIGNVEGYDFDHEYAVIKYETDRSVELQKSHADNQWRAFFTWLNIKRAIIATLPFTFQNFVGAPLFFNYATYFFALAKLDDPFLGNLIIQLVLVAGIIASFYLVDTAGRRTLVIYGGIVMGALCFIVGGLGFLEANSATGAALVTLCALWAFIYAVSLAPIGWISLVEVSSPLFRAKSTAFASIIQSASGVLFNYTVPLMLSNQNAGWGQKIGLFFGGITVVYLVPTILLFPETKGRTYEELDELFERGVPAWKFATTETAHQRSVQLRLGQH; translated from the exons ATGGATAACCACTGCGACAAGTCCAGCGTCGCCAATGCTGACGAGCTCAACCACATTGACGATGTCCCCCAAAATGAAAAGGCCAACGATGAGATAACGCCAATTACCTCGGCTTTTGCGGGCTTGACGCGCGCCCAGGCCGTGAGGAAGTTCTGGCGCCTTTACGCTACTGGCCTCATGGTATCTATCGGCGCAAT GTACTCCGGCTACGGTCACTCCGTTATCGGAAGTATCATTGCCAACGAAGGCTTCATCGAGCAATTCGCTACCGTGACCGATCCCGAGACGGGCACCCCAGCCCTCAACTCGACCCACGTCTCGCTATGGCAAGCCATGAACTTTGCGTCGCAGATTATTATCCAGTTGATCGCTCCGATTACGGCCGATCGGTTTGGTCGCAAGTTCAACATGTGGGCTTTGACTGTGTTCCTCGCCCTA TCTATCGTTCTCGCCCTTGTCGCAAAGAGTTGGGAGCTCATTCTTTGTTCTCGACTGGTTGGTGGTTTTGCCTCGGGTCTTCTGAGCTCCTCCATCATGATCTACTTGTCAGAGACTGCTCTGCCCCAGTTCCGTGGCGCTCTCCTCGGTGGTTTCTCGCTCTTTTTTGCTATCGGTCAGCTCTTCCTAGCCATTGGTCTTAAGATTCTGAAGGACACTACCCCCCTCAAGTTTCGCAACATCTTTTTCTCCGAGTTTGTCTTCTGTGGCCTCTGGCTTATCCCCATGCTCTATCTCCCAGAGTCGCCAG TCTGGTACGCTATGCACGATAGACCTGAAGATGCTAAGAAGGCCTTGCGAAGACTTATCGGCAACGTCGAAGGCTACGACTTTGACCACGAATACGCTGTCATCAAGTACGAAACCGATAGGTCGGTCGAACTCCAAAAATCGCACGCCGACAACCAATGGCGAGCATTCTTCACTTGGTTGAACATCAAGAGAGCCATCATTGCGACATTGCCATTTACTTTCCAGAACTTTGTCGGCGCGCCTCTGTTCTTCAACTACGCGACATACTTTTTCGCCCTTGCTAAGCTCGACGACCCTTTCCTCGGTAACCTGATCATTCAACTCGTCCTGGTAGCCGGTATTATCGCCTCGTTTTATCTCGTTGATACGGCTGGTCGTCGTACACTCGTCATCTATGGTGGAATCGTGATGGGTGCCCTCTGCTTCATCGTTGGTGGTCTTGGTTTCCTCGAGGCCAATTCGGCCACAGGTGCTGCCTTGGTTACTCTCTGCGCCCTCTGGGCTTTCATCTATGCCGTTTCACTTGCTCCAATTG GCTGGATTAGTTTGGTCGAAGTCTCGAGTCCCCTCTTCCGCGCCAAATCGACTGCTTTCGCCTCTATTATTCAGTCTGCCAGTGGTGTCCTGTTT AACTATACGGTGCCGCTCATGTTGTCTAACCAAAATGCCGGTTGGGGTCAGAAGATCGGTCTCTTCTTCGGTGGCATCACGGTTGTTTATCTCGTTCCCACGATCCTCCTATtccccgagaccaagggAAGAACATATGAGGAGCTGGATGAGCTCTTTGAGCGAGGTGTGCCTGCTTGGAAGTTTGCTACCACTGAGACTGCTCACCAGAGAAGTGTTCAGCTCCGCTTGGGTCAGCACTAA
- a CDS encoding MFS domain-containing protein, with the protein MSDTSTRYNFLIIFFVALGSFTYGFNSAISGSVIGLSSFLNYFDLVTSGPGASKSNQIIGANNALFAGGGVIGCGLVPWLLDRCGRRLAIQITCAICLISAVLQAASVHIGMLLVGRFINGIGVGMIDVAVPIYQSEISPAKVRGRMVGSHGFLVVVGYAMAGWVGYGCFFITKDALQWRLCLAFQIIAPLLLLAGSPWMPESPRWLCKVDRVSEAQKVLEKLHPSSENHPEGHSFAENELHQIRNQLEIERLENAATGWTEAFSRASYRKRLLYGFFVQCIAQSTGVLVVNNYQILLYDGLGLRGSIALMLYACYNSLAAFMNWVNSLILDRFGRIRIMVVGLIGCSLSLCGFTAMVAEFVGTTNKIGNGFGVFFLYLFVFFYGGTMDASSYVYCAEIFPTSIRAQGVGFSVAGLFIMTLIYTQTAPTAFENVGWKYYLVFIILPWIGAFVMQRYFPETAGLSLEDIAVLFGDEAAVNENNEPTNKSSEGSTMQEGVEKRETRHENVYSEHTEVA; encoded by the exons ATGTCCGACACTAGCACGAGGTATAActttctcatcatcttctttgttGCCTTAGGATCTTTCACCTATGGCTTCAATTCGGCCATCAGTGGCTCTGTGATCGGTCTTTCTTcgtttcttaattactttgaTCTTGTCACCAGCGGCCCTGGTGCCAGCAAAAGCAACCAGATTATTGGCG CCAACAATGCCCTCTTTGCAGGTGGTGGTGTCATTGGCTGTGGCCTCGTTCCCTGGCTGTTGGACCGATGTGGCCGACGTCTTGCTATTCAGATAACTTGTGCCATTTGCCTGATTTCGGCGGTCTTGCAGGCCGCATCTGTTCATATTGGGATGCTCCTTGTTGGTCGTTTCATCAATGGCATCGGAGTTGGCATGATTGACGTGGCTGTTCCAATCTATCAATCCGAGATTTCTCCTGCCAAGGTCCGAGGACGTATGGTTGGATCTCATGGGTTCCTGGTAGTCGTTGGATAC GCTATGGCTGGATGGGTTGGATATGGATGCTTCTTCATTACCAAAGATGCCCTTCAATGGCGTCTCTGCCTCGCATTCCAGATCATTGCccctctgcttcttctcgccgGCTCACCTTGGATGCCAGAATCCCCACGATGGTTGTGCAAGGTTGATAGGGTCTCGGAAGCCCAAAAGGTTCTCGAGAAGCTACATCCTAGTTCCGAGAACCACCCCGAGGGTCACTCTTTCGCCGAGAATGAACTTCACCAGATCAGAAACCAGCTTGAGATTGAGAGGCTGGAGAATGCAGCCACCGGTTGGACTGAGGCCTTCTCCCGAGCTTCGTACCGCAAGAGACTCCTATATGGTTTCTTTGTTCA ATGCATCGCTCAGTCCACTGGCGTACTGGTCGTCAACAACTACCAGATCCTCCTTTACGATGGTCTCGGCCTGCGGGGTTCGATCGCTCTTATGCTCTACGCATGTTACAACTCCCTGGCCGCGTTTATGAACTGGGTCAATAGTCTGATCTTGGACCGCTTCGGCCGCATCAGGATCATGGTCGTCGGCCTTATCGGGTGTTCCCTCTCTCTTTGCGGCTTCACTGCCATGGTCGCTGAGTTCGTTGGAACCACTAACAAGATCGGCAACGGCTTTGGCGTCTTCTTTCTCTACCTCTTTGTCTTCTTCTACGGTGGCACCATGGATGCATCGTCTTATGTCTACTGCGCTGAGATCTTTCCTACCTCGATCCGTGCCCAGGGAGTTGGATTCAGTGTGGCTGGTCTGTTCATCATGACTCTGATCTACACTCAGACCGCCCCCACCGCATTTGAGAACGTCGGTTGGAAGTACTACCTTGTCTTTATCATTCTTCCATGGATTGGTGCTTTCGTCATGCAGCGATACTTCCCCGAAACCGCGGGACTGTCTCTCGAGGATATTGCGGTTCTTTTTGGCGACGAGGCGGCCGTGAACGAGAACAACGAACCGACGAACAAGTCGAGTGAGGGATCTACTATGCAGGAAGGAGTTGAAAAGAGAGAGACACGCCACGAGAATGTTTATTCTGAGCATACCGAGGTTGCCTAG
- a CDS encoding PKS-ER domain-containing protein: MPVWNLNEQTAMSMRAVVFKGVGSIQVEDRAIPTIQDPRDAIIKVTVAALCGSDLHWYRGHQKIPVGFIPGHEFAGVLHELGNQVTGFNVGDSVVATFTTQCGECFYCKRRQTSRCVRSFLFGMLNSHGWLSSPTLTRPSGNSAGTTSIDSGQAEYVRVPYASSTLVKRPKEIPEDMLVLMGDIFPTGYFAASRFLKNVPQEEAKSSTTVVVGCGPVGICAIAAASRWCDNIIAIDMVLERLEEARRLGAKPILLSDDPVSKVLVATDGRGADVVLEVVGNAAAMKLCVELVRPFGSISSVGVQTEQLAFDGPSLYAKNVTIAWGRCPVRGIFEEALACLSKVHGKLAFLCQCRMKLEEAPEAYEIFSARKVHKVLLSP, from the exons ATGCCCGTTTGGAA TCTCAACGAGCAAACAGCAATGTCGATGAGGGCAGTCGTATTCAAGGGCGTCGGCAGCATCCAGGTCGAGGACCGCGCCATCCCCACCATCCAGGACCCCCGTGATGCAATCATCAAGGTGACTGTGGCCGCTCTGTGCGGCAGCGATCTCCACTGGTACCGCGGGCACCAAAAGATCCCCGTGGGGTTTATTCCAGGCCATGAGTTTGCAGGGGTTCTTCATGAGTTGGGAAATCAGGTCACTGGGTTCAACGTGGGCGATTCGGTCGTG GCGACGTTTACGACCCAATGCGGTGAGTGCTTCTACTGTAAAAGACGCCAAACAAGCCGTTGCGTGAGAAGCTTCTTGTTCGGTATGCTCAACTCCCACGGATGGCTTAGTTCACCAACACTCACACGACCTTCAGGTAACAGCGCCGGCACCACGAGTATTGACAGTGGTCAGGCCGAATATGTACGAGTGCCATACGCAAGCTCAACTCTCGTCAAGAGGCCCAAAGAGATCCCTGAGGACATGCTCGTCCTTATGGGAGACATTTTCCCTACAGGGTACTTTGCCGCCTCGCGTTTCCTGAAGAACGTGCCACAAGAGGAGGCTAAATCTTCAACCACGGTTGTTGTTGGATGTGGCCCAGTCGGCATCTGTGCCATAGCAGCAGCGTCTAGGTGGTGTGACAatatcatcgccatcgatATGGTCCTGGAGCGACTTGAGGAGGCGCGTCGCCTTGGGGCGAAGCCGATTCTGCTGTCGGATGATCCCGTCTCAAAGGTCCTCGTAGCAACCGATGGACGTGGTGCAGATGTAGTTTTGGAGGTCGTCGGTAATGCTGCTGCAATGAAGCTATGCGTTGAGTTGGTACGTCCCTttggcagcatcagcagcGTCGGGGTACAGACGGAGCAGCTTGCCTTTGACGGTCCGAGCCTATACGCCAAGAACGTCACTATCGCTTGGGGTCGGTGCCCTGTCCGCGGTATCTTTGAAGAGGCACTCGCCTGTTTGAGCAAGGTTCATGGTAAGCTGGCGTTTTTGTGCCAATGTCGGATGAAGTTGGAGGAGGCACCAGAGGCGTACGAGATTTTCAGCGCTCGAAAGGTTCACAAGGTGTTGTTGAGTCCATGA
- a CDS encoding PKS-ER domain-containing protein: MPETQTAAVVERFGEPYILKQIPRPENPKGPDLLIKVLAASYCHTDAVFAAGLLSQDLPRIGCHEFAGEVVAVGPEVRGIVVGQRVGVPGRAYHPCGSCYECTHPGQDEMGYSPYCPQAGNLGLTRDGGFQEYCLVDSRQIAPLPESLHATQAAPLMCAGLTIWSALQHEKALQLVQQVKADLGEAGKRVHISDARSKDPETMKSMGCSTAGIAPTEIGLDAVILLPESQRAFDMGMKLLRNHGTMVVVSFPKDKLSVSAHDLVFRDIAVVGSLVGRNHQLREMLGFVVKHQVQVRVKTFPFDQLNELGEQSHQGEGGKLVIDMTLG, translated from the exons ATGCCGGAAACCCAGACTGCAGCGGTAGTTGAGCGCTTCGGCGAACCATACATCTTGAAGCAGATCCCACGCCCCGAAAACCCCAAAGGGCCTGATCTGCTCATCAAGGTCCTCGCGGCCTCATACTGCCACACAGATGCCGTATTCGCTGCAGGGCTCTTATCTCAGGACCTGCCCCGGATAGGATGCCATGAATTTGCTGGAGAGGTGGTAGCGGTAGGCCCTGAAGTCCGGGGTATCGTGGTAGGCCAGAGGGTGGGAGTGCCAGGCCGGGCGTACCATCCTTGCGGCTCTTGCTACGAATGTACGCACCCCGGGCAGGACGAGATGGGGTACTCGCCTTACTGCCCCCAAGCTGGAAACCTGGGTCTGACAAGAGACGGAGGGTTCCAGGAGTACTGCCTGGTGGACAGCCGGCAGATCGCTCCCCTCCCTGAAAGTCTGCACGCAACGCAGGCTGCACCGCTGATGTGCGCCGGCCTTACCATCTGGAGCGCTCTTCAACATGAAAAA GCCCTCCAGCTTGTCCAACAGGTCAAGGCCGACCTTGGTGAAGCGGGAAAGAGGGTACATATATCCGATGCCCGGAGCAAGGACCCGGAGACCATGAAATCCATGGGCTGCTCCACAGCCGGCATTGCGCCCACGGAGATTGGGTTGGACGCCGTTATCCTCCTCCCAGAATCTCAAAGGGCGTTCGACATGGGCATGAAGCTCCTTCGGAATCACGGGACCATGGTCGTTGTCAGCTTCCCTAAGGACAAGTTGTCAGTCAGCGCACATGACCTTGTGTTCCGTGACATTGCCGTGGTTGGAAGCTTGGTCGGAAGAAATCACCAGTTGCGAGAGATGCTGGGCTTTGTGGTCAAGCATCAGGTTCAGGTTCGGGTCAAGACATTTCCCTTTGACCAACTCAACGAGCTCGGAGAGCAATCTCACCAGGGAGAGGGGGGCAAACTTGTCATTGATATGACACTCGGGTGA
- a CDS encoding Fungal-trans domain-containing protein: MPTSAVDRDLLTRHHRQSHQRKQDGVEESPDHDGPVHSTQNSPSDGEHTAPTPPLGLGQVTPPPTLEQVDTGEAILFQCPDMEAEPETGSERPTTTTTDTVVGLEPLGLSATSNFLVGAAEGLQEFDFLWSDFPADDQPLPTTFFDTDFSLVDISHQYAAHRPAAGPSRECTADLATNPPIDPSLSHEATHTHPVVSRLPSLEPPSREASSRLVPSQTTTSYQPFSVSEQAPAVCPWRISPDEYQELSRRIGLWATVTPHPFILPSRRTLSRYLEGYFRGFHAHMPMLHTATLTATELGPELILSLAAVGALYRFEHAKGVELYRVAKALINWRLDQLHEETISRLTSTSPGYAGFALVPGDSQHDRPSPILSHGHQGIRLLQGLLVLMAITSWGEKALVRDALSMASQVATLVREFGISSPEDSSTRETSWEDWILSEERRRTLFVAYVQFGLQCTAFNVPPMILNQEVRLNLPASAAEWEAQTAVEWSNFYNNAPWPPRLFQETLEQLLSGAPVHHEGSISAFGNYALIHGLFMQIFYARNALGPSVDSRGSLSEEFIKKMEAALRAWQESWEATHESTLDPSSPKGPLGFNSTALLRLVYIRLNAHTGPFRQLFTRDPVIIARGFTDGKITVCNRSPHLDRAILQCIHALSIPVRVGIAFVARTLTLNWSFQHALSNLECAFLLTRWLRGLAFAVEKSGLADLRPDEQKLLNMVVTLVHETELADSLDGAQDHASRIRKLAASVARLWAETFKGFQVFEIVYVVGQSLSIVADTLERE; this comes from the coding sequence ATGCCAACTTCAGCTGTCGACAGAGATCTCCTCAcccgtcatcatcgacaGTCCCATCAGCGGAAGCAAGATGGCGTAGAAGAGAGCCCAGATCATGATGGGCCGGTCCACTCTACCCAAAACTCGCCCTCCGATGGAGAACATACGGCGCCCACTCCTCCTCTGGGGCTTGGGCAAGTCACTCCTCCCCCGACTCTCGAGCAAGTCGACACGGGAGAGGCCATCCTCTTCCAATGTCCCGACATGGAGGCTGAACCAGAGACAGGCTCTGAGAGACCAACTACCACGACCACTGACACAGTAGTTGGCCTGGAGCCTTTGGGTCTATCAGCTACCTCCAACTTCCTTGTAGGCGCAGCCGAAGGTTTGCAGGAGTTCGACTTCCTATGGAGCGACTTCCCTGCCGACGATCAGCCTCTCCCAACCACCTTCTTCGACACCGACTTCTCCCTCGTTGATATCTCACATCAGTACGCAGCTCACCGGCCGGCTGCCGGCCCTTCGAGGGAGTGTACCGCAGACCTGGCTACGAATCCACCCATCGACCCAAGCCTCTCCCATGAGGCAACGCACACTCATCCCGTCGTGTCGAGGCTCCCATCGCTCGAGCCTCCAAGCCGGGAGGCATCCTCTAGGCTGGTCCCGTCCCAGACAACTACAAGCTACCAGCCATTTTCCGTTTCAGAGCAAGCACCAGCTGTCTGTCCCTGGCGGATATCACCAGATGAATACCAGGAGCTCTCACGACGGATAGGCTTATGGGCTACGGTTACCCCCCATCCTTTTATCTTGCCCTCGAGGCGCACGCTCTCCCGATACCTTGAGGGATACTTCCGTGGTTTCCATGCGCACATGCCCATGCTCCACACGGCAACTCTCACGGCAACAGAGCTGGGTCCAGAGCTGATCTTGTCTCTGGCCGCAGTCGGTGCTCTGTATCGCTTCGAGCATGCAAAAGGCGTGGAGTTGTATCGTGTTGCTAAGGCCCTCATTAACTGGCGGCTAGATCAGCTACACGAAGAGACCATCTCACGCCTTACCAGTACTTCGCCCGGATATGCAGGTTTTGCACTCGTCCCTGGTGACTCGCAGCATGACCGGCCATCTCCAATACTGTCCCATGGACATCAGGGCATCCGCTTGTTACAAGGACTGCTAGTCCTCATGGCGATAACATCATGGGGCGAAAAGGCACTCGTTCGGGACGCCCTGTCCATGGCCAGCCAGGTGGCAACATTGGTACGCGAATTCGGCATCAGTAGTCCCGAGGATTCTTCAACAAGGGAGACATCTTGGGAGGACTGGATACTCTCGGAGGAGAGACGGCGCACTCTTTTTGTGGCATACGTCCAGTTCGGTCTCCAGTGTACCGCCTTCAACGTCCCTCCGATGATTTTGAATCAGGAAGTTCGTCTCAACCTTCCAGCCTCTGCCGCAGAATGGGAAGCCCAGACAGCGGTTGAGTGGTCCAACTTCTACAACAatgctccttggcctcccagGCTATTTCAGGAGACTCTAGAACAGCTCCTATCTGGAGCACCGGTTCACCATGAAGGATCCATCTCTGCTTTTGGCAACTACGCCCTCATTCACGGCCTATTCATGCAAATCTTTTACGCTCGCAACGCCCTGGGTCCATCTGTAGACTCCAGAGGATCGCTGAGTGAAGAgttcatcaagaagatggaggcagCGCTCCGAGCCTGGCAGGAATCCTGGGAAGCAACCCACGAGTCAACTCTAGACCCGTCATCCCCAAAAGGTCCGTTAGGATTCAACTCGACCGCTCTTCTCCGCCTCGTCTACATTCGCCTTAACGCACATACGGGACCTTTTCGACAGCTCTTTACGCGGGACCCCGTGATAATTGCACGTGGATTCACCGACGGAAAGATCACCGTGTGCAACAGGTCACCGCATCTCGATAGGGCCATTTTGCAGTGCATCCACGCACTAAGCATCCCAGTCCGCGTTGGTATTGCCTTTGTTGCCCGCACCTTGACTCTCAACTGGAGCTTCCAACACGCTCTTTCTAACCTTGAATGTGCTTTTTTGCTCACTAGATGGCTCCGTGGGCTCGCTTTCGCTGTTGAGAAGTCCGGCTTGGCTGACTTACGGCCGGACGAGCAGAAACTGCTCAACATGGTTGTCACCCTCGTCCACGAGACTGAGTTGGCCGATTCATTGGATGGCGCCCAGGATCACGCCAGTCGGATACGGAAGTTGGCGGCGTCTGTTGCTCGGCTTTGGGCTGAGACATTCAAGGGTTTCCAGGTCTTTGAGATTGTGTATGTAGTTGGTCAAAGCCTGTCTATTGTGGCGGACACTCTTGAGAGAGAGTAA
- a CDS encoding Lactamase-B domain-containing protein — protein MSFVSVHALQAGYLTLPERFFVTPLEDTSARTTVPSLSFLIQHTDQQSGKTTRIVFDLGIRRKLEDYAAPIFKHAQTRQPLSGDPDTLESLSNGGLGPDNIDIVMFSHLHWDHVGTPSDYPNSTYVIGPGAAKLINSRGETTAGSHNHFEEGMLDMKRTIELPPTGLPATPPPLEEQTILTTQTKRLIGYFSQPWHRRGHFDAAMDIFGDGSVHVVSAPGHIDGHINLLCRLESGKHVYLGGDSCHDRRLLTGEKDVATWNDTAYPGVVCCIHQNKTQAEKTLRVIRETIRDPGDMKEVEVVFAHDGAWEKQAQSEGRFFPGAL, from the coding sequence ATGTCGTTCGTCTCGGTTCACGCCCTTCAAGCTGGATACCTGACTTTGCCAGAACGTTTCTTTGTCACGCCCCTGGAAGATACCTCAGCACGAACAACGGTCCCCTCCCTTTCGTTCTTGATCCAACATACGGACCAACAGTCGGGAAAAACCACCCGGATCGTATTCGATCTCGGCATCCGGCGGAAGCTCGAGGACTATGCCGCGCCCATATTCAAGCATGCCCAGACCCGACAACCACTTTCCGGAGACCCAGACACCCTGGAGTCACTCTCGAATGGTGGTCTTGGGCCTGACAATATCGACATCGTCATGTTCAGTCATCTCCACTGGGACCACGTCGGAACTCCTTCTGACTACCCCAACTCAACATATGTGATCGGACCGGGTGCAGCAAAGCTCATCAATAGCAGGGGAGAGACCACTGCCGGAAGTCACAACCACTTCGAGGAGGGCATGCTAGACATGAAGAGGACGATAGAGCTACCGCCAACAGGCCTACCAGCGACCCCTCCGCCGCTGGAGGAACAGACGATCTTGACAACCCAAACCAAGCGGTTGATCGGCTACTTCTCTCAGCCTTGGCACCGCAGGGGTCATTTTGACGCCGCAATGGACATTTTTGGCGACGGAAGTGTCCATGTCGTCTCAGCGCCGGGACATATTGACGGCCACATCAACCTCTTATGCCGACTGGAGAGTGGTAAGCACGTTTACCTGGGCGGAGATTCATGCCACGATCGGCGACTCTTGACTGGAGAGAAGGACGTGGCGACTTGGAACGACACAGCATACCCGGGTGTAGTCTGCTGTATCCACCAGAACAAGACTCAAGCCGAGAAGACTCTTCGTGTAATTAGAGAGACGATTCGAGATCCTGGGGATATGAAGGAAGTCGAGGTTGTTTTCGCGCACGATGGAGCTTGGGAAAAACAAGCTCAGAGTGAAGGTCGGTTCTTTCCAGGTGCTCTCTGA